The genomic DNA TGCTGCAGTTGTGCAGTCACCTCTACATTATTTAAATGCTGTTAAATGCACTACCCACCAATAATGAAATAGACctttatgaaaactgaaaaaaaaaacactttaaaagacatttttcttaatATCTGGATTTCAAACAAGTGAAAGTCTTAAAAGGTCCTCTTTTGTGAGGAGAGGGTCTTTCCTTTCGTAACAAGTGAAAAAACTTGGGGCAGTAACCTGCTCTGTCTTAAGTTACTAGAACAGGACTGTGCCTGGGCCATCAGATAGGCCACAGCAGACGATTCGTTTACGCTGGTTTGTTTAGATGAGTTACAGATGCGTGTCCCAAGTTCTTTGTCCTGGGTATCGGAATCAGAGCACAGGGTAAAGGCAGAATAGTCTGCAGCTGCTGTGATCCTGCTCTTAGGTTTCCACTCTCAAGGCCTCACCACCTTACCCCCTCCCCCACTGTTTATTCACAGGTGTCAAAGGAAAGCTGAACAACCAACCTACTCACTGTCTTCCATGTTGCCAGTGgtttctgcatttttatttttattattttttttgcggtatgtgggcctctcactgttgttgtggcctctcccgttgcggagcacaggctctggacgtgcaggctcagcggccccgcggcatgtgggatcttcccggaccggggcacgaacccgtgtcccctgcatcggcaggcagactgtcaaccactgcgccaccagggaagcctgatttcTAACTTTTTAGATGGGGATATTATTTGTGTCAATATGGATGGGTCTGAGGGCAGAGACAACGGCCCAAAAAAGACTCGACATCCTAGTAGTTGTCCATAGTGGCTACCAGGAGGAGGTTGGCGCCTTTATGGTGTGGCATGATTTGGCTGTAGACTGATTCATGATTTCATAAGTCTATTTGAAATATACAGGAAATTAACGGAATGTTCATGTTGTAGCTAAGAACAGATTAGAAAATTAGGACTAACACTGAAATTCTTCTTTGAAGTACATGTGTATTTgtggtataattttaaaatataaagcagtCTGTGCCTGCACAGTTGGTGAAGCTCTTTTGAGGattccatacttttttttttggccaaacatGCAGTCTGTTCTTATGAAAACAACTTCATCACACTATTGTGGATACTTCTTAACACTTCAAAAAATTGGGTTTCTTTTACCCTAAATTTAGCTTTTCAAGTGTTTAAAACATGTTTCAGATCAAGAGTTGCTTTTAAAGGTATTAGCGTGGTTAGTAAACTTTTCGTAAGAGATCTCTGCAAAACTATGATATTCCCTGTTCATGCGTAAAATACTGGGAGTTAAAGTTAGCTGGAGAACAGGCAAATTTGGGGGGCTGATATGGTTATAAGTCACCTTAACCATATCTTCTGGTCTGGAGAATGCACCTCTCAGTTAATAATGACTCTTGAAAAGGTATAATTAGAGCAGTGGCAAGAGGTAACAGGAATTCATGTTGACCTGAAAACTCCTTAAAAAGCAAGTCTAATTTAAACTGGTATGTTTTctagaaaaactgaagaaaataagtTAATTTCATGGTTTTATTAAGCTACTTGAGTTTAGGCCTAGTCAAGTGGATTATTTTTTCCTGACCAAGAAATCGTCCTGTCCATCCCCCGCCCATGCACCTTCCTTTGACCAATAGACGCTCATAGCTattcccagttttattttttttttttgcggtacgcgggcctctcactgttgtggcctctcccgttgcggagcacaggctccagacgcgcaggcccagcggccatggctcacgggcttagccgctctgcggcatgtgggatcttcccaaaccggggcacgaacccgcgtcccctgcattggcaggcggactctcaaccactgtgccaccagggaagcccccccagtgTTACAGCAGCTTCAAAGGATGTTCAAATCAGGCAAATTTGCTGTGGAGGAAGGTAGTTGTTTACCATGAAAGCAGTCTAATTTTTAATAACCTAGCTAAGCTCTCCTGGAACCTCTATAAGACTCAATCTCTTGCTGGTATTTTCAGATAGTGATTTTATACATTTCAGATGACTTCATCttaattcatttccatttttgccTTCTGTGTCTGTCCTGATGGTAGATAGGGCGTGGTGCTCACTACAGTGGATTTGAAAATGAGGGTGGGAGGTTAAAGTAGGAGTCAAGCACCTTTGCTAAGGATTAGATTTAATCTCATTTATGGATAACTGGTGGgattccagaaagagaagggTAATCTTCCAGTGAGAATGGGAACGTGAGAGAGGCTGTGTTCCTTgtctcccaccccccccacccccccccacaatAGTTCCTTTAATTAGTGCTTATAGCAGTTTGAGGACTGCCTCTGATGCTTAAAGCCAACACAGCCCAGAGTGGAACCTTCCTGAACCCAGGTTATTACATTGACCTTCCAGAGCTCAAAGGATTCCATCTTACATTTAGTTTGAGAGGCAACAGCTGGAATGAGCTTTCCGCTATTCAGGAACCCTGAAATTGAGCAATTCAGACAGTGAATTAATACTACTCCCTTTTGATCTGAAGGATGACAAATGTTTTGAAAAACTGGAATGAGGTGGGGGGCGTAGACAAAAGGCTAAGTACCAGAGTTAACATACTGTTactgtataaatgaatgaatatactgTTACTGTGTAAATGCACAAGTCTTTAAACAGCACCATTTTCAAGTGTGTACACAACATTATAACTTGGCACGACTTTTAAAGGTGGGAAACACTAGTTGCTCGTTCAGTaataaaagatgtggtacataaaagGATAAGGAGCTGTATTCTACCTGCTACATCCAGCTAGGACAGAAACAAGCCACAAGGAGGGAACACCCACCCAAACTAATACTGGAAAGTTTACTAAGCCTTCACTTAATGATGCTACCAGGCAGGGGGGCTTGCTTCGCCTGGAATTATAATAACTGATTAAGGACAACAGAAATATTACTTGTTTCAAACAATAAAAGTCATTTTGCTGACATTCCATAAAATCGCCAGTTAAGTTCAGTtaagaggcttttaaaaaaatactctagacCTAATAAAGTGCCTCcattcataaaattaaacatccaaGATTAGACTGAGACAATTTCATACTGATGCGCATCTAAAATAGGTCGACGTATAAATAAACAGCGCCTCTAAGTTGCCACATTTCAGTTAGCGGAATACCCAGCCTTCACCGTGTGGATGTGCACAAACCAGAGATAAATCAAGACTTTAGCGTCTACTCTCAACCGCTCTTCGACAGCAAAGTACTCAATACCGTCGGCTTCCTTTGAGAAAACCAAGACGACATCCCAAGTTGAGCCAACTGCTGAGCTCCATGCTCCCCAGCAGCAAGGGAGAGAGAGTGCGCAGACCAAATACGAGAGTGGGCAGGCGGCGACCCTGGTGGCGTCAGGTGGCAGCAGCAGACCGGAGCCCGGGTCCTCAACGCAGCTTCTTGCCGGGCAGGCCGTCCCTGGCGCTGCGCGGCGGCGGGCGGGTGGCGGGCGGCGGTGGCACTTTGGAGAGCGGACAGTACTTGATGGTGTGTGCGTTGTCACCACTGGCGCCGCACAGGGGGCACGTGTAGCGGCGCAGCACGGGGCACAGCACTCGCCCGTCGGGTCCCTTCAGGATGTGGGTGGTGTAGAGCGCCACCGCCTCCTTGTTGTTCCGGCAGAACACACACACCTGCAGCTCGGGCTTGAGCAGCCGGGCGGCGGCCGCCCCGGAGGCGGCGTGCAGCCTGGGCTCAACCGCCCACGCCGCGGCCCGCTCCTCGCGCGGCGCCACTTCGGCGGTGGCAGCAGCGGCGGGGGCGCAGCCCAGCAGCACGGCGGCGGCGCGACCAGCGAACGGGCTCAGCTCGGCAAAACGCTCCTCCAGCAGCCCAGCCTCGGCGGGGTCCGCGCACAGCTCTAGCGTGCGCAGCTCCAGCGCGCCCCCCAGGTAGCGGCCCCGGGATCCCGGCTCGTCGctgtcgtcgtcgtcgtcgtcctcGTCGTAGTCGGGCGGCCCCAGCGCGGGCCCCAGTGTCCCGGGCCCGGCCCCAGCGTGGGGTGAGCAGCACGacgaggaagaagaggagggcgGGGAACCCTCGCCGCCGCCGTCCCCGCCGCGGGCGCAGCCGAAGCGCGGCTCGCCGTCCACCGCCTTGGTGATGAGCGTGGCGAGCCCCAGGTAGTCATTCCACGAGCTGAAGGGTTGCGGGTGCACTGGGCGCTGGGAGCTCACGTAGCGGGCGCTAGGCACGAGCGCCATGGGCGGGGGTGCACGGCCGCGGCGGGGCGAGCGGGGCGCCCAGGGAAAAGCCTCCATGGGTGGGCTACGGGCCGCGCGCGCCGCCTCCCCGCCGCCGGCGCGGGCCGGACGGAAGGGACGCGCCGAACCTGCCCGCCGGCCTGCCTCGGGGTGGGGCCGCTTCGCCGCCTTTTATCGCGCCCCgctcctccccgcccccggcTTCGTCGCCTcggccctgccccctgcccta from Phocoena phocoena chromosome 16, mPhoPho1.1, whole genome shotgun sequence includes the following:
- the NANOS1 gene encoding nanos homolog 1, producing MEAFPWAPRSPRRGRAPPPMALVPSARYVSSQRPVHPQPFSSWNDYLGLATLITKAVDGEPRFGCARGGDGGGEGSPPSSSSSSCCSPHAGAGPGTLGPALGPPDYDEDDDDDDSDEPGSRGRYLGGALELRTLELCADPAEAGLLEERFAELSPFAGRAAAVLLGCAPAAAATAEVAPREERAAAWAVEPRLHAASGAAAARLLKPELQVCVFCRNNKEAVALYTTHILKGPDGRVLCPVLRRYTCPLCGASGDNAHTIKYCPLSKVPPPPATRPPPRSARDGLPGKKLR